One Setaria viridis chromosome 7, Setaria_viridis_v4.0, whole genome shotgun sequence genomic region harbors:
- the LOC117862862 gene encoding uncharacterized protein, which translates to MKTTCGKMAPFLAVLAALAVAASAAAVDQPKPRGQQIHLFEATVRVPDRGDNDPEEYNYRLLAKVLGSVEAARSVMYETELGTFSAFLTNNQARRLSEVPGVLKVTLEEDPTPLPETDGHL; encoded by the exons ATGAAGACGACCTGCGGCAAAATGGCGCCCTTCCTAGCCGTCCTGGCggctctcgccgtcgccgccagcgccgccgccgtcgaccagCCTAAGCCGAGAGGCCAGCAGATCCACCTGTTCGAGGCCACGGTCCGCGTCCCGGACCGCGGCGACAACGACCCCGAGGAGTACAACTACCGCCTGCTCGCCAAAGTGCTCGGCAG CGTCGAGGCAGCACGGAGCGTGATGTATGAGACTGAGCTTGGGACATTCAGCGCATTCCTCACCAACAACCAGGCCCGTCGACTATCAG AAGTCCCAGGGGTGCTGAAAGTCACACTAGAGGAGGACCCTACACCGCTTCCAGAGACGGACGGCCACCTCTAA
- the LOC117863258 gene encoding uncharacterized protein — translation MALEAIYGDDLAVFENKGGLRYFQIYIRYDVADGVGVCAKLSAPNATTSDVGCFDGSEHDYGSDDYSYTCNFDYLPPLILTCLLPQSYPSKDPPSFAVTAKWMDGSYVSQLCQMLDTIWVELPGQEVVYQWVEWLRNSSRSYLWTDGNMTLGPDIAAHNTDSRAIPRTKSLESVIPLMLSYCSKKHYQAFLEDLQMCMICLNQTKGSNFIRLPCRHLFCMKCMETLCRMHVKEGSVFQLVCPGTKCKASIPPYVLKRLLTEEEFERWDRLLLQKTLDSMSDVVYCPRCVIGCVEDEDNNAQCPECSFIFCSFCKGPWHPGKQCLTPEQKIQLRTASGRMTEKEVAQELLNIRELYKDVRICPKCRMAIAKTEGCNKMTCGNCGQYFCFTCGKAINGYEHFRGDCKLFAARDIAEWERQLAAMQPERQMRIASRPIGGTVRCPKCRARNFKEDERYIFCWACRASYCTLCRRKVENMKSGHYGSPECMGLDNF, via the exons ATGGCATTGGAGGCGATATACGGGGATGATCTGGCTGTATTTGAAAACAAAGGAGGGCTTCGCTATTTCCAG ATTTACATACGTTACGATGTGGCTGATGGCGTCGGAGTGTGTGCTAAGCTTTCAGCACCTAATGCTACTACAAGTGATGTAGGATGTTTTGACGGTTCTGAACATGATTATGGATCTGATGATTACTCCTACACTTGCAACTTCGACTACCTGCCTCCTTTGATATTGACATGCCTTCTTCCACAGTCCTATCCTAGCAAAGATCCCCCAAGTTTTGCGGTAACTGCTAAGTGGATGGATGGGTCTTATGTCTCTCAACTCTGTCAGATGCTTGACACCATTTGGGTAGAGCTGCCAGGGCAGGAAGTAGTGTATCAATGGGTTGAGTGGCTACGTAATTCGTCCAGGTCATATCTCTGGACTGATGGAAACATGACACTGGGTCCAGATATTGCCGCCCACAACACAGATAGTCGTGCAATTCCGAGAACAAAATCACTGGAGTCTGTAATCCCTTTGATGTTGAGCTACTGTAGTAAGAAACACTATCAAGCTTTTCTTGAGGATCTCCAGATGTGCATGATATGTCTTAACCAGACTAAAG GTTCAAATTTCATCAGGCTTCCATGCCGACACCTGTTCTGCATGAAGTGTATGGAGACCTTATGCAGAATGCATGTCAAGGAAGGTAGTGTGTTTCAGTTGGTATGCCCTGGTACCAAGTGCAAAGCTTCAATTCCACCATATGTGCTGAAGAGGCTTCTTACAGAAGAAGAATTTGAACGTTGGGATAGGCTTCTCCTTCAGAAAACATTGGACTCAATGTCAGATGTGGTTTACTGTCCAAGGTGTGTGATCGGTTGCGTGGAAGATGAGGACAACAATGCGCAATGCCCAGAATGCTCCTTTATCTTCTGCTCGTTCTGTAAGGGACCATGGCATCCAGGGAAGCAGTGTCTAACTCCTGAACAAAAGATACAGCTCCGAACG GCGTCAGGCAGGATGACTGAGAAGGAGGTGGCGCAGGAATTGCTGAACATCAGAGAATTGTACAAGGATGTTCGGATATGCCCAAAATGCCGAATGGCCATCGCCAAAACAGAAGGGTGCAACAAAATGACATGCGGAAACTGTGGCCAGTACttctgcttcacctgcggcaaggCCATAAATGGTTATGAGCACTTCAG GGGTGACTGCAAGCTCTTTGCGGCAAGAGACATAGCAGAGTGGGAGAGGCAATTAGCAGCGATGCAACCTGAACGCCAGATGCGAATTGCATCACGCCCAATTGGTGGTACCGTCAGATGCCCCAAATGCCGTGCAAGAAACTTCAAG GAAGACGAGAGGTATATCTTCTGCTGGGCTTGCCGGGCCAGCTACTGCACTCTATGCAGACGGAAGGTTGAAAACATGAAGTCAGGGCACTACGGTTCACCGGAATGCATGGGGCTTGATAATTTCTAG